A part of Kryptolebias marmoratus isolate JLee-2015 linkage group LG8, ASM164957v2, whole genome shotgun sequence genomic DNA contains:
- the LOC108236719 gene encoding ERBB receptor feedback inhibitor 1 → MDGNQNNFWGQQNINRFCFGSSADIEHNLREQQQQETAKEFTSNSPFSIFPFYSDSYHLTSDNTLLPSEGDQVVPSSQKQEVFGGHQKEAKPLPPLPDPEEFMSDEAADSEVEFFTSDRQSLLPKSYPKAVCRGSTKYCGQINYAYGESSSRDGASGIGSMAFSWPGREDGQMSTGGRFGANNPSFANFTPQRESNQHAVSAVFGSKEEQQRLSRIRLSCPGFPAQTHVSSTACPTEKPEIPPRVPIPPKPSALLKSAEEGKPPKIPPRVPLVPPCPPRTPSPKSLPIYINGVMPVTQSFAANPNYVSKALRRQQSERAPPPAQFSPCIVPILKDGKQASATHYILLPPGRPVRTERRERLLSEPNWTGSTGAWQKR, encoded by the exons ATGGATGGAAACCAGAACAACTTCTGGGGGCAGCAGAACATTAACAG ATTTTGCTTCGGCTCGAGTGCCGACATCGAACACAACCTGAGGGagcaacagcaacaagaaaCGGCAAAGGAATTTACCT ccaacAGCCCCTTTTCCATTTTCCCGTTCTACTCTGATTCTTACCACCTGACATCCGATAACACACTGTTGCCCAGTGAGGGGGATCAGGTGGTCCCTTCCTCCCAGAAACAAGAAGTTTTTGGGGGCCACCAGAAAGAGGCCAAACCCCTCCCCCCTCTGCCTGACCCTGAGGAGTTCATGTCCGATGAAGCGGCTGATAGCGAGGTCGAATTCTTTACCAGTGACCGCCAGAGCCTTTTGCCCAAAAGCTACCCGAAGGCCGTTTGTCGGGGCAGCACCAAATACTGTGGCCAAATAAATTATGCCTACGGCGAGAGCTCGTCGCGAGACGGGGCGTCTGGGATTGGCTCCATGGCTTTCTCTTGGCCCGGGAGAGAGGATGGACAAATGAGCACAGGAGGCAGGTTTGGAGCTAACAACCCCAGCTTCGCTAACTTTACTCCCCAGAGAGAAAGCAACCAGCATGCAGTGTCTGCTGTTTTTGGAAGCAAAGAAGAACAACAGAGGTTGTCCAGAATCCGGCTTTCCTGCCCGGGTTTTCCTGCTCAAACGCACGTGAGCTCCACAGCCTGTCCCACTGAAAAGCCAGAAATCCCTCCTCGTGTCCCCATCCCACCTAAACCTTCCGCTCTTTTAAAGAGCGCCGAGGAAGGAAAGCCACCTAAAATCCCTCCAAGGGTCCCTTTGGTCCCACCCTGCCCGCCCCGCACGCCGAGCCCCAAGAGTCTCCCCATTTACATCAACGGGGTGATGCCCGTCACTCAGAGCTTTGCTGCTAATCCAAACTACGTCAGCAAGGCCCTGCGGAGACAGCAGAGTGAAAGGGCACCACCTCCCGCCCAGTTCTCGCCATGTATCGTTCCGATTTTGAAGGATGGCAAACAGGCCAGCGCCACACACTACATTCTGCTGCCACCAGGCCGCCCGGTTCGCACCGAGAGGCGAGAGAGACTCCTGAGTGAGCCGAACTGGACAGGAAGTACCGGCGCCTGGCAGAAAAGATAG